ATTGTGGGATATCGAGGGCCGCGTCAGGGACGTCAAGGCATACGATTTCCGCAACGAGCACCGTGGCATCCTGCGCGCCGGCGATGCGGTCCACGACATGTGGATTCGCGTCACCGTCGATGACGATTTGCAGATCATCGACGCCGAAGCGGCCACCGACGACCACCCGTTCCCGACTTGCCCGGCGATTACGCCGGCATTCCGAAAACTGATCGGGCTCCGCATTGGCCCGGGCTGGATGGGTGAGGTGCGCAGGCGGCTCGGCGGCACCCAGGGTTGTACCCACCTGGTCGAGCTCTTGGGCCCCATCGCGAC
This Alphaproteobacteria bacterium DNA region includes the following protein-coding sequences:
- a CDS encoding DUF2889 domain-containing protein, with the protein product MPLSESVDREPMHHRTVDCHGYHRADGLWDIEGRVRDVKAYDFRNEHRGILRAGDAVHDMWIRVTVDDDLQIIDAEAATDDHPFPTCPAITPAFRKLIGLRIGPGWMGEVRRRLGGTQGCTHLVELLGPIATTTYQTIFPARDRKERANPNRTKPGHLDTCHALASDGPVVKQHWPEFYTGS